From the genome of Podospora bellae-mahoneyi strain CBS 112042 chromosome 2, whole genome shotgun sequence:
CAGCCAGTTTTtgtctctctttttttatttatttatttattatttatttatttatttattttattcattttttttatttaatttctttaattttatttttttatttaattttttttggCCCCAGCCGCGTTGATCTTTTTTTCCCAACTTTTTTCTGTAGTCGCCTAGCATCGGAGCTGGCGGAGCTTGGTGACGTCGAGAAGTCTTTGACGTTGCTGGCGTGCTTACCTTAGCTCCGGCTTGTTCTTAGCTTCCCCATCAAAAAGATACATATCCTCAATAACTTCATCATACTAAATACCTTTTACCTAGCTGTACCTCCAGGGAAAGGAGGCTGTCTAAGGGAATGCCTAGGTGGGAGCGCAATGAAACAACACAGCGGCACATTGGCCATTGCTTGTCCCTCCAAAACTGCCCCGCGTTTCTCCAGCTTGAATAGCTCCAAGAAAGATGATCAATCACGACCAAGATATCACAAAGCCATGCTGCTCACTCAGCGAACCAGAATCTCCGCTCCGCGGTAATGTTATCTCTGCCTTGGATATTTGGAATTCCTGATTCTCCGGCCGAACAGCTGGCTTTCTATGAACGGCACTATCTCCGTCAGGAGGAAAGATCCCTGAAGAACGAAATCGGAGGTTCGCCCGATCTGAATGTCAGTTCACTTCGAGGATGGAAACAAATGCAGGCACCTCTTCGTGGGGTCCGTGGACGGTGGGACGGCGGGGTCATCTTTTGCTTGCCGTGCCCATGAGCTGGTGGAGGCGAGCGTTATTGGCCACAGCTTTGCCTCTGGTTGGGCCATGATGAGACGACTTATTCATAGCACAAAGCACCAGACACATAGCGCTTGCCACGccatcctgctgctgctacaTGCCGAGAGTCTTTTGGCGTTACGTGATGCCCGGCAGAATACATCcgtttgatgggggtggaCTTACTCAGGGTGTCAGGGTCTGGTAAGGTGTAAATCCCGataagggttagggtctaAGCGTAGATAACTTGGAGCTGAAAACTTCaatggtggggggaggggtacgTTCTTACTCgtttctgtctgtctgtctcaaCACCAAGTCTCATCCCGCGAACCATCCCATTCAGGCTAAAATCTGATAGAGGCATTAAACCCGCCTAGACCCTGCGTCCCCACACCCCAGCTACCACCGGGCTGAGTGTTAGAGCAAGGCTGAGAAAGTCTCTTACAACAACATCTCCCCAAAAGAGAAATTACACAACATTCAGCCTCTgcctcactcactcacaacCTGAGCCCATCTCATTATGGTCCAAGCAAAGCTGGATACCGCCCCTCAAAAGGCACGGTCAAAACAAACAGCGTCAAAACCAAAGCGAAAACGTCAAACCCCAGAGCAACACAAGCTCAAACCAAACCCCAACAATGAAAAGGTGATCATCTCACCTTCGGAGCTAACACACTACCAACTCATCCTCGATATCTTCACCCGAACCTTCAACGAAACTCTCACCGATGCCGACTTCAGCAAGAACCTGCAAACCCTCAAGCAATCCCTCTTTGACCGAGACTTCACCACGGCCTTCACGaacaccccctccaatcTCCCAATCTACTCAGCCCGCTGGTCACCCCCACGAGCTCTGGCCTACtcatccatcttcacctccttATCCCGCTACCTCCCCAGACTCTATtcacccaccaacaccctcccctgcCTCGCCATAGGAGGCTGCTCCGCCGAACTAGCCGCCTTTGCCTCAACCCTGACCCTCCTTCCCGGTTCCCCCTCCGGCAGCCTCACCCTCTTGGATTCTGCCCCATGGAGTGAAGTTCTCACCAACTTATCAACCTCCCTCACGAGCCCCCCCCCAATATCAAAATACGCCTCCAAACTCACCGTCCAACAACCACCCTTTATCCCCGCCGAGAAGCTCACCTACACCTTCCTCCAACAAgacgccctcaccacccccttcaacaagCTTTTCTCCTCTGACACCCCCCAACTGGtaaccctcttcttcaccctcaacgaactcttcacctcctccggcatAGGAAAAACAACCtcattcctcctcaacctctcctccgccatcccGTTAGGTTCACTCCTCCTAGTGGTCGACAGTCCGGGGTCCTACTCCGAAACAACCGTGGGAACCTCTCACAAGAAATACCCCATGGCGTGGTTGCTCGACAAGATTCTCTCGTCAGTCTGTCCGGACGTCAAGCCTTCAGAAACGCCCGAGGGGAGGATAAAGTGGAAGAAGCTCGAGAGCCACGAGTCGATTTGGTTCAGGTTACCAGAGGGGGAGCTGGACTACCCTATCGGGCTGGAGAATATGCGGTACCAGATGCACCTGTACAAGGCTGTTGATCCCGCTGCTccagaaaaggaggagagtggtgatgaggagggtgatgatgatgaagagtgaaaaaggaaaaaaaaaagaatataCTATTAATCACCCACTAATTGACTTCCCTGCCATTGTTGCTATGTTCGCCTGCTATCTATCTACTCTCATTACAGCTCATGTAACCCGCCCGCACTGCTATGCTTGAAAAGACACAACTCTCTCCCTCAAAacaaacaagacaaaaaaagaaaagaaaaaaagaaaagaaaaaagaaaagaaaaaaagaaaaaaatcagGCCCAAACCAACTTCTTAACCCTGTGCCCCAAAGTCTCCAGCAACCCCGtgttcttcttcgcctccgCCACACTGATAATAtcccccttctcaatcaaatgtccctccccctcctccttctcccccttcacctccctcggctGATTCAACAGCGCCAAcctctcaatctcggccGCGATAACAACCACCTGCTGAATCTCGGTAAGCCGCGCAatgtcctcatcctcctcctcctcgcccccaatcttcaccttcccagcaccaccctccccactcACAGCAGCAGACGTCTGGCTGTACAACGCCTTCAACGCAATCTTCCTCGTAGGCGTCGtcaccgcagcagcagcagcagcagcaacattcTTTCCCGAAAAGAAGCCCGCCACCCCCGACAGCGCCGCGCTCGCAAAGTCGTCATTTGTCGGTTTCGGGTGATCACTCATGCTCGACAACGACCTCGTGTTGACACGCGTGACGTCCGTCAACCCAGGCTTGTACTcaatcaccaaccccacgTTCCTCAGCTCGTCCACCTGCGCAGGCGAGATGGTGCTCGTGATATAAGTCCCGAATTTAATCTTTGTCACATGCGCCAGGTCAACCCTCTCAAAGCTAGAGACCTTGTCGAGGTTCCAGTCAAACCGGCAGAGATAGAGGGCCGAATCGGTAAGTAGCAAGACTGCCTCCTCAAAGGTGGCACTGCGGATGGTGTCCGGCGTGCTAGGCGTGAGGAAGGCCCAACCACCAATAAACTCCTCTGCTTCGTCTTCAATAACCCGTTTCTGGCAGAGCTCAATAGCCTGCTGGCGCATGTTTTGCATCGATACCGCCGGGTCCTTGGTCATCATGTTTGCTTCAAACTCTTCAAACACAAGGGAGGTGACGTTCCCCAACAAAAAATCGATGCTGGCTTGGAGAAAAAAGTCGTTAAACATCCTGCCAGACTGTTAGCAACCCAGCAACCCACAGTCGGGATCAGTGCAGAAACATACCCATTAAACAACCTCGTCAAGCTCAACCCAGCATCCGTCAACGCCCCCCTATaattcctcttcctcgtcctcgtaTAATCCCCCTTCATCGCCCCGGTCCCCGCATACTGCTTCCCGATCGCATCCCCATTATCCGCCCACAGCCCATTAAACCAGCTATTCTCCTgatctttttgcttttccaTATCaatcccctcctctctcagCTGCAAATCCAGCATAAACTTCCCAAACGAGCTCTGACAAACATTCGTCCGATCCAAACAATCCATACAATTcgtcctcaacacccccttttGTCTTCGctccacaaccccatccaccacaacactactccccagctcctccagcctcCCGCCCAAAATCCCCAACAACACGCTCACATTCTCAAACTTCATCCCCCTGCACACCGAGTGAAAATCAAACCACTCGAACCCaatcttttcctttccctccttcaccaactcctcgttcaacctctccacgcCCCGTTCGTAAACCTCCCCAATCGGCGCCTCGACCCCATGTTTCTCCACCAAattcaccacctccaacctcccgtACCGCTCCCCCAACCGTCCGAAATGCTTCCTCAACGCCGCAAAGTTCGCCTCCTGACTATGCTGCAACACCGGCGTCGGCTTCAACGAATACGGACTCTGAGTAAAAAACACCGGGAAACTCCCCCTGACTTGTGCAAAACTATACACCCTCCCCTTATCCCCCCTATCAGCCTCATACAAAATCTGCTCCGTCTCGACCCCATTCGCCACCCACCCCTGCTCGTCAATCCCCCGACGCAGATACCTCAACCCCGCCCGTTTTATACTCCTCCTGCTTATCACCGTGATAACAAACTTCCTCTCCGtaccccccttcttcccccccaatcctcccccctccccctcccgttTCTCCTCCGAAGGCGACAGATCTCTCATCTCCacactctcctccccccccttttccccctcatcctcctgaGCCGGACTCTCGTCCACCGtaaactccctctcccccacaaaCCCCTGCATCAGCGgcaaaaccaccccttccacccccgcctccctgAACCGTCTCATGATGTGCCCATTCCAGAaatactccccctccaccccctcccccagccctctcaaccccccatccgccaacctcctcgtaacatcaacatcatacCCAAAAAAGAACGTCCTGCTACTCCCAAACAGTATCTGTGCCGTCCTCAGCAACTTGGGCAACAACTCAATCGCAGCCTCACTCCCATCCGCCCCATCCGGTATCTGAAACCTCGTCGGGACGTTCTTATTGCTCGCCCTATTCTGCTGGCCAGGAGGAGTGCCAGAGGCGGGCGTAAGGCCCATCTGCCTTTTGTTCTCCGCCGCCCACCCGGAGCGGGAAAACCACCTCTGCGCAAAACGGCCATAACTCCCCCGTCTGCTAATCACATCCTTCGCAATACTACTGCTGCTCGTATTCTCAGGAGGAGTGATGGCGTCGTCCTCCGTTGCTGACTCGACCGCGTCGTCACGGGGCAGTTCATcaatccccaaccccccggTTTCTTCGTCACCGCTGGTAGACTGGCTTGTGCTCCCCTCCTTCTGCAGCCTGTTCTTCAACGCCAGCGCCGTCTTCCCAATCGAATCCGCCGCTTCCTGCCGGGAGGTGAGGGGTGTCAAAGCGACTTCGGTGACGACGTAGATGGGGTGGCGACCAAACAAATTAGCGACCTGCTGCCTTCGGGTGACTGTGATGAGGTAGGAGTAGTGAAACACTGTTATTATGCCTGTATGATCATCCCACCCACTGCGTCAACATCATGTACCGGAAagatggtgggggcgggAAAGAgacaaaccaacaaccccataAGCCTCAAAACTCTCGCTCGTCGCTGGCGGTGCGTGATCCCTCCCGACGGTCGAAACAGAAACATTACTCCCATACTTGATCTTCACCAGCGGCAACGGCGGGGGCCGACTCCCGTCTTTGGAGGGGACAGGGTTCAAAGGGTGAAGAAGCAGGCCGTCGACCGCCGCGGTGACGAGGACCTTGCGGGCTAGGCCGGGCATTTTACGTTGTTTCTGTGTTCCCTGCTGTAAATGATCCGAGGTCGGTATGTCTTATatgttaaaaaaaaaaaaagtttatgCAGAAGGCGTTCAGGCTAGAAAAAGGGGCAGGCAGCTTGGAATGCAGTGTAAGTGTAAGCTATGACGCAaaatgttgctgttgggtaCATGAGCTGATCGATGTAAGCTCTCATACCGTTGTCGTCGTTCCTAAAGGTTGAAAATGCGTGAACAAGTCACACGAATCAATAACTGACTGGTCCCGTGATCACTTGAGACTTGAGCAAAAGAAGGCCAACAACCTTGAGAGGCACGGGGGGAGAGTCTCGAACTTGGGCTGGCAGGTgtgagagtgatgatgtcTTTTAAATGGGCATGGTGGGGCCCCATGCCAGCGCCAGTTGCGCAGCCAAAGAGCGTCACTGTGCAGAAGCAGCCCCCCCACGTCAGACGACCCAATGAATAATGGATTACACACACcccacaccaaccccaaccctagCTGTATCTAAATCCAAAGTCAAATACCAGCCACCCCAACTCAAACGTGAAACGGTAAAGACCGATAGATACACCacgcaaaaagaaaaggtcctgatgacgatgaagtTTTGATTTTCTAGAAGGAAGGCTACTGCAGAAAACGTCTGCCAGTTGATGTAGCAACCCCAACGCTCACAAAAATGACGTTGGGGATATAGATAAAAGCAACATATCTCAGTTTGTTTTTCATCCATTTCTGTCCATCCATCCAATAGCATAACCCATCCTCGgattttcccttttttttcttcttttttttttcctctctcgCTTTAGTCAACCGCAAAAATTGCTACTTTACATAGCAAGTCTCTCGACCTTGTCGCGGAGGGCGCGGATCTTGGAGTTGAGGTCGGAAGCCTCgttggaggtgagggagacggcGATCACGGCGCGGGAGACACCGCAGGCACGACCCTGTAGGAGTCATTAGTTATACTGCGTCTTCAGAACTTGacaaacaaaaacataccAGAGCAATCTTGCTGGGCACGTAAACGTAGGGCACGTTCTTCTCCTCAGAGATCAAGGGAATGTGGAGGACAATGCTGAGGGGAGCAGTGTCGGCGGCAAGGATGACAAGCTCGCTGGTGCCGCGGTTGATGGACTTGGTGGCCTCGTTGGCGCCCTTCTTGAGCTGCCTGTAGTGGCTGGCCTGCTGGACGCAGTCGAGAAGCTCCTGGACGAGAGCAGGGTCCTCGGCCTTGGGCCAGGCGGCAGAGTCGTTTTGACCAGACATTGtcggtgtggaaatggatAGCGATAGTGTGTGCTTTTGTTTCCGATCGTCTCCAGGGTTCACTGCAGGTTTGCTCGCCCTGGGGGTGCTAGGGGATGTTGCTGGGGATTGCGACGTGAACGATgcagaagaaagagaagatCTCAAAAATCAAAAATGCGCCTGCGAAAAAATTCATCCATGTGTTTGCGcctgcccaccaccacccagccgAGAGTTTGGGCGGTGTGGGGTTTCTGCCGGGCAGTTGTGGCACGGTGGCACGGCGACAGCGACACGGTGACAACGCTTACCTAAGGCAAAGCTCGCTGGGGCCTGCCGAGCAAAGCTTTGCCCAGCCGATGCACAGCCAACCAACCTGCAACCTGGAAACACCTCGTCCAGCAAACACCAGCCAACAACTTGGAACCGtcatccccccatccacagTAACTCGCCTTCAACCGCTGCCCGCCGACTTCAGTCAACAAACGCATCGCAACCACGCTTCCATCGCCTTCGAGCCTTTTATTTTCGAATCTTCCCTCAGTCGATACAGCTTCGTGCTTAAACAACCACAATGTCGGATCTCTGGTAAGCTGCTAGCCCGGGGGGTGTCCCCTCACActtccaaccaccacaacacacaTACGCGGAGGCTGGAGCTATCCGCTCGCTATCgtcgaccaccaccacaagcacaatcccctcttcaacaccatgCATTGGCTTTGCGCATCTGCTGCgatgccttcttcttgaatGGCTTTGCTAACATGCTTTTTGTCTACAGCCCCGTCTACGCGGTTAGTACCCTCGCTCCACCCCGTTGAAACCAACATCAGCTCTGCGGCGTCGGCGAATACACCTCGCTTCGACTCCataccaacatcaacatATACATACTAACATGCCATACCAGCCCTTCTTCGGTGCCATGGGCTGCACTGCGGCCATCGTCTTCACCTGCCTGGGTGCCTCGTACGGTACCGCAAAGTCCGGTGTCGGTATCGCTGCCATGGGTGTTCTCCGTCCTGATCTCATCGTCAAGAGTATGTTGCACCCCTTCCCAAGTCAAGGGATGCTTGACTAAACCTTTCTCTAGACATTGTTCCCGTCATCATGGCTGGTATCATTGGTATCTACGGTCTCGTCGTGTCTGTCTTGATTTCCGATGCTCTCACACAAGACTCCTACGCTCTCTACACCGGTTTCGTACAGCTCGGCGCTGGTCTTTCTGTCGGTCTCGCCGGCATGGCTGCTGGTTTTGCTATCGGTATCGTTGGTGACGCAGGTGTCCGCGGTACTGCTCAACAACCGAGACTGTTCGTCGGCATGATTCTCATTCTCATTTTCGCTGAAGTCTTGGGTAAGTTTGTGTCTGTCATGCATGCGCTGCAGCAAGCACTAACGACATGCAGGTCTGTACGGTTTGATTGTTGCTCTTCTCATGAACTCGAaggccaccatcaacactgTCTGCGCCTGAGCGTCT
Proteins encoded in this window:
- a CDS encoding hypothetical protein (EggNog:ENOG503NWP5; COG:S), with the translated sequence MVGGGLDTAPQKARSKQTASKPKRKRQTPEQHKLKPNPNNEKVIISPSELTHYQLILDIFTRTFNETLTDADFSKNLQTLKQSLFDRDFTTAFTNTPSNLPIYSARWSPPRALAYSSIFTSLSRYLPRLYSPTNTLPCLAIGGCSAELAAFASTLTLLPGSPSGSLTLLDSAPWSEVLTNLSTSLTSPPPISKYASKLTVQQPPFIPAEKLTYTFLQQDALTTPFNKLFSSDTPQLVTLFFTLNELFTSSGIGKTTSFLLNLSSAIPLGSLLLVVDSPGSYSETTVGTSHKKYPMAWLLDKILSSVCPDVKPSETPEGRIKWKKLESHESIWFRLPEGELDYPIGLENMRYQMHLYKAVDPAAPEKEESGDEEGDDDEE
- a CDS encoding hypothetical protein (EggNog:ENOG503NWHE; COG:I); translated protein: MPGLARKVLVTAAVDGLLLHPLNPVPSKDGSRPPPLPLVKIKYGSNVSVSTVGRDHAPPATSESFEAYGVVGIITVFHYSYLITVTRRQQVANLFGRHPIYVVTEVALTPLTSRQEAADSIGKTALALKNRLQKEGSTSQSTSGDEETGGLGIDELPRDDAVESATEDDAITPPENTSSSSIAKDVISRRGSYGRFAQRWFSRSGWAAENKRQMGLTPASGTPPGQQNRASNKNVPTRFQIPDGADGSEAAIELLPKLLRTAQILFGSSRTFFFGYDVDVTRRLADGGLRGLGEGVEGEYFWNGHIMRRFREAGVEGVVLPLMQGFVGEREFTVDESPAQEDEGEKGGEESVEMRDLSPSEEKREGEGGGLGGKKGGTERKFVITVISRRSIKRAGLRYLRRGIDEQGWVANGVETEQILYEADRGDKGRVYSFAQVRGSFPVFFTQSPYSLKPTPVLQHSQEANFAALRKHFGRLGERYGRLEVVNLVEKHGVEAPIGEVYERGVERLNEELVKEGKEKIGFEWFDFHSVCRGMKFENVSVLLGILGGRLEELGSSVVVDGVVERRQKGVLRTNCMDCLDRTNVCQSSFGKFMLDLQLREEGIDMEKQKDQENSWFNGLWADNGDAIGKQYAGTGAMKGDYTRTRKRNYRGALTDAGLSLTRLFNGMFNDFFLQASIDFLLGNVTSLVFEEFEANMMTKDPAVSMQNMRQQAIELCQKRVIEDEAEEFIGGWAFLTPSTPDTIRSATFEEAVLLLTDSALYLCRFDWNLDKVSSFERVDLAHVTKIKFGTYITSTISPAQVDELRNVGLVIEYKPGLTDVTRVNTRSLSSMSDHPKPTNDDFASAALSGVAGFFSGKNVAAAAAAAVTTPTRKIALKALYSQTSAAVSGEGGAGKVKIGGEEEEDEDIARLTEIQQVVVIAAEIERLALLNQPREVKGEKEEGEGHLIEKGDIISVAEAKKNTGLLETLGHRVKKLVWA
- the CUP5 gene encoding vacuolar ATPase V0 domain subunit c (COG:P; EggNog:ENOG503P1TH), with protein sequence MPYQPFFGAMGCTAAIVFTCLGASYGTAKSGVGIAAMGVLRPDLIVKNIVPVIMAGIIGIYGLVVSVLISDALTQDSYALYTGFVQLGAGLSVGLAGMAAGFAIGIVGDAGVRGTAQQPRLFVGMILILIFAEVLGLYGLIVALLMNSKATINTVCA
- the SNU13 gene encoding RNA binding protein snu13 (EggNog:ENOG503P2R7; COG:A; COG:J), with translation MSGQNDSAAWPKAEDPALVQELLDCVQQASHYRQLKKGANEATKSINRGTSELVILAADTAPLSIVLHIPLISEEKNVPYVYVPSKIALGRACGVSRAVIAVSLTSNEASDLNSKIRALRDKVERLAM